One region of Chryseobacterium sp. SORGH_AS_0447 genomic DNA includes:
- the aspA gene encoding aspartate ammonia-lyase: MEDFRKESDLLGELNVPINAYYGVQTQRAIDNFKISGQLLSSYPEFIRGLAFVKKAAAKTNYELGLLDENLYFAIAEVCDELINGELHDQFPVDMIQGGAGTSINMNANEVIANRVLEKLGKHKGQYEFCSPNDHVNLSQSTNDAYPTAIKMGLLEMNVTLVEKLEKIVEAFRAKGREFQDVIKMGRTQLQDAVPMTLGQEFEAFAATLEEDISKLNSNADLFVEVNMGATAIGTGINAPVGYATLCAKNLAELTGFPVVSAPDLVEATPDTGSYVIYSSAMKRLAVKLSKICNDLRLLASGPRAGLSEINLPPMQPGSSIMPGKVNPVIPEVVNQVCFKVFGNDLTVTFAAEAGQLQLNVMEPVLSHAIMENIHFLGNALDTLREKCIIGITANKEICLNMVKHSIGIVTALNPYIGYKHSTAIAKEALETGKSVYNLVLEKGILSQEKLDEILDPKNMLKPHNK, translated from the coding sequence ATGGAAGATTTCAGAAAAGAAAGCGATTTATTGGGCGAATTAAATGTCCCGATTAATGCTTACTATGGAGTACAAACTCAGCGGGCGATCGATAATTTTAAAATTTCAGGACAGCTTTTATCATCCTACCCGGAATTTATACGTGGACTGGCGTTTGTGAAAAAGGCCGCGGCAAAAACCAATTATGAACTGGGACTGCTGGATGAAAATTTATATTTTGCCATTGCGGAGGTCTGTGATGAGCTGATCAATGGCGAATTGCACGACCAGTTTCCGGTAGATATGATCCAGGGAGGAGCAGGAACTTCAATTAATATGAACGCCAATGAAGTTATCGCCAACCGCGTGCTTGAAAAATTAGGTAAGCATAAAGGACAGTATGAATTCTGCTCGCCAAATGACCACGTCAACCTTTCTCAGTCGACCAACGATGCGTATCCCACAGCCATTAAAATGGGACTGCTGGAGATGAATGTTACGCTGGTTGAAAAGCTGGAGAAAATCGTTGAGGCTTTCCGTGCAAAAGGCCGGGAATTCCAGGATGTAATCAAAATGGGAAGAACGCAGCTTCAAGATGCCGTTCCTATGACACTGGGCCAGGAATTTGAAGCATTTGCCGCAACCCTTGAAGAAGATATTTCCAAACTTAACAGCAATGCCGACCTTTTTGTAGAAGTCAATATGGGTGCTACGGCGATCGGTACCGGAATTAATGCTCCGGTAGGATATGCAACACTTTGTGCGAAAAATTTAGCTGAGCTTACGGGATTTCCGGTAGTTTCGGCACCGGACCTGGTTGAAGCAACGCCGGACACCGGTTCGTATGTAATTTATTCATCGGCCATGAAACGTCTGGCGGTAAAATTATCAAAAATCTGTAACGACTTGAGACTATTGGCTTCAGGACCGCGGGCCGGGCTTTCGGAGATCAATCTTCCGCCGATGCAGCCGGGGTCGTCGATCATGCCGGGGAAAGTAAACCCCGTAATTCCGGAAGTCGTAAACCAGGTTTGCTTTAAAGTTTTCGGAAACGATCTTACCGTAACATTTGCTGCAGAGGCCGGACAATTACAGCTGAATGTCATGGAGCCGGTCCTTTCCCACGCGATTATGGAAAATATTCATTTCCTGGGTAATGCGCTGGATACCCTCCGTGAAAAATGCATTATTGGCATTACGGCGAATAAGGAGATCTGCCTGAATATGGTGAAGCACAGCATTGGAATTGTGACAGCTCTGAATCCTTATATCGGATACAAACATTCTACCGCCATTGCTAAAGAAGCCCTCGAAACAGGGAAAAGCGTTTATAATCTGGTACTCGAAAAAGGAATTCTTTCCCAGGAAAAGCTGGACGAGATCCTCGATCCTAAGAATATGCTGAAACCACACAACAAATAA
- a CDS encoding glycosyltransferase family 2 protein: MKFLIIIPAHNEENNLPFTLDSLLHQTYRDFKIVVVNDGSTDGTREVVKRYTDLDSRFATINLEKSAHQPGSKVVNAFNKGLQTQEMEKFDIICKFDADIILPEDYLETVKNSFQKNPQHGLIGGLLYVEKDGGWVYEGNSNRHHVRGPMKAYRKEGFLQMKGLRETLGWDNIDAVLLENLGWREVVLPELHVKLIKVKGADYTIRPADYYGRYFYFLGLRRLLAYIAASKEALKSRSVSFFFAIVKSYEHCRSEKLELKISKEEQKIINGQRWKMLKKKWLKI, from the coding sequence TTGAAATTTTTAATCATCATTCCTGCCCATAACGAGGAAAACAACCTTCCGTTTACCCTTGATTCCTTACTTCATCAGACTTACAGGGATTTTAAAATCGTGGTCGTTAACGACGGTTCAACGGACGGAACCCGGGAGGTCGTGAAAAGATATACGGATCTGGATTCCAGATTTGCTACTATTAATCTTGAAAAATCGGCGCACCAGCCCGGATCAAAAGTGGTAAATGCTTTTAACAAAGGCCTTCAGACACAGGAAATGGAAAAGTTCGACATTATTTGTAAATTCGATGCCGATATTATTTTACCTGAAGATTATCTTGAAACCGTTAAAAATTCTTTTCAGAAGAATCCGCAACACGGACTGATCGGCGGTCTACTGTATGTGGAAAAAGACGGCGGGTGGGTGTATGAAGGCAATTCCAACAGGCATCATGTCCGCGGTCCGATGAAAGCCTACCGGAAAGAAGGGTTTCTCCAGATGAAGGGGCTTCGCGAGACGTTGGGATGGGATAATATCGATGCGGTTTTACTGGAAAATCTGGGCTGGAGAGAAGTGGTGCTGCCGGAATTGCACGTCAAGCTCATCAAGGTGAAAGGGGCAGATTACACCATTCGGCCTGCGGATTATTACGGCCGGTATTTCTACTTTTTAGGATTGCGGAGGCTGCTGGCTTATATTGCAGCATCAAAAGAAGCCCTGAAAAGCAGATCGGTCTCTTTTTTCTTTGCCATTGTAAAATCGTATGAACATTGCCGTTCTGAAAAATTAGAATTAAAAATTTCAAAAGAGGAACAAAAAATCATTAACGGGCAGCGCTGGAAAATGTTGAAGAAAAAATGGCTGAAAATATAA
- a CDS encoding lipopolysaccharide biosynthesis protein — protein sequence MSVVARQGFKYSIIGYIGFLLGTVSAIFIFPNDFEFYGKLRYSMQTAEMLVPFVVFGISYANVKFFHSVQKDGKNQNMLSLSLLTVVINFLIFCGIFFILPYFYPKFLKTQAWNIKGIILPLILVLSLCAIFNKYTSNYKRIVVSNIFDNLFPKIANLGAFCLFFYFAMSQQIALSFFFGIFTLMLFGYIYYTNKLEKINLDFNTDYFKKNNFWKEFTNYSFFGFLGTFGNYLAINSFMIGEYMGMEENGIYSTLYALISLISIPQLGLFNISAPIISQHLADGDMEGLDRFHKKTSLSLYFLGAVLFSCIMVGFPYLTHFMPKNGMMLREYEPVVWIWGSAVLVDLATGFNGNIISLSKYYKFNILVMLLLAGLTIALNFYFLKNTDLKLIGIALSTAISLTTYNVVKIVFNYFMFKVSPLTIEMIFVSIICTLAITVAIVLPNFNNNFINLVYKPAVVLLLIFVGNYFTKIFPVEDYLNRNFIKSIFKFK from the coding sequence ATGAGTGTAGTAGCGAGACAGGGGTTTAAATATTCTATTATTGGCTATATCGGTTTTCTGCTGGGTACGGTCTCAGCCATCTTTATTTTTCCAAACGATTTCGAATTTTACGGCAAGCTGCGGTACAGTATGCAGACCGCGGAAATGCTGGTTCCTTTCGTGGTATTCGGTATCTCGTATGCGAATGTGAAATTTTTCCACAGTGTACAGAAGGACGGAAAAAACCAGAATATGCTGTCCTTATCCCTGCTCACGGTCGTCATCAATTTTCTGATCTTCTGCGGAATATTTTTTATCCTCCCCTATTTTTATCCCAAGTTCCTGAAAACACAGGCCTGGAATATCAAAGGGATCATTCTGCCACTGATCCTGGTATTATCGTTGTGCGCCATCTTCAATAAGTACACTTCCAATTATAAACGCATCGTTGTTTCCAATATTTTCGATAATCTTTTTCCAAAAATAGCCAATCTGGGAGCTTTCTGCCTGTTTTTCTATTTTGCCATGTCGCAGCAGATCGCCCTGTCCTTTTTCTTCGGGATCTTTACCCTGATGCTTTTCGGATATATCTATTACACCAATAAGCTGGAAAAGATCAACCTGGATTTCAATACTGATTATTTTAAGAAAAACAACTTCTGGAAAGAGTTTACCAATTACAGTTTCTTCGGGTTTTTAGGAACTTTCGGGAATTACCTGGCAATCAACAGCTTTATGATCGGCGAATATATGGGTATGGAAGAAAACGGGATTTATTCCACATTGTACGCCCTGATTTCCTTAATTTCCATTCCACAGCTCGGCCTGTTCAATATCTCTGCTCCGATTATCAGCCAACACCTGGCGGACGGCGATATGGAAGGGCTGGACCGGTTCCATAAGAAAACATCACTTTCTTTATATTTCCTTGGAGCAGTCCTGTTTTCCTGCATTATGGTCGGGTTTCCTTACCTTACGCATTTTATGCCGAAAAATGGGATGATGCTGCGCGAGTATGAACCGGTAGTCTGGATCTGGGGTTCCGCAGTTCTTGTTGACCTGGCCACGGGATTTAACGGAAATATCATTTCGCTTTCAAAGTACTACAAATTCAATATCCTGGTGATGCTCCTGCTGGCAGGACTAACCATTGCGCTGAACTTTTACTTCCTGAAAAATACAGACCTGAAATTGATCGGGATCGCCCTTTCAACGGCTATTTCCCTGACGACCTACAATGTAGTAAAAATCGTATTTAATTATTTTATGTTCAAGGTTTCGCCGCTGACGATTGAAATGATTTTTGTTTCGATTATCTGTACGCTGGCGATCACGGTAGCCATTGTCCTGCCGAATTTCAATAACAATTTCATTAACCTTGTGTACAAGCCGGCCGTGGTTCTTCTATTGATTTTTGTCGGGAATTATTTTACCAAAATCTTTCCGGTTGAAGATTACCTGAACAGGAATTTTATCAAGAGTATTTTTAAGTTTAAATAA